The Pleuronectes platessa chromosome 23, fPlePla1.1, whole genome shotgun sequence genome contains a region encoding:
- the LOC128429970 gene encoding GTPase IMAP family member GIMD1, translating into MDFIADRSRCGNSLVTMLSGWNHRHDNERKVLTLNVLLLGDMQSGRSSVGNALIGGHEFQTGTYISGVSMTTEFQVLSRNFPRYFRRQGAESDLTLRVIDTSPLPPHPQSVHELCPEGVHVLVVVVRADRSHEDTHVDKHGERLFGPEWRRHALLIITHADYLEKAGLHPSVYLSQTSDWLRALSNEAAGGVLFLDNSCDWPLIRGEPLRDGVLRLSARNHHRAVKVRTEFTL; encoded by the exons GCTGTGGCAACAGCCTTGTTACCATGCTCAGCGGGTGGAATCATCGTCACGACAACGAGCGGAAAGTGCTGACATTGAATGTGCTGTTGCTTGGTGACATGCAGAGTGGGAGGAGCTCTGTGGGGaacgctctgattg GTGGACACGAGTTTCAGACAGGCACCTACATCTCTGGTGTTTCCATGACCACAGAGTTCCAGGTTCTCAGCAGAAACTTCCCGCGTTATTTCAGACGACAGGGGGCGGAGTCAGACCTCACGTTGAGAGTGATTGACACGTCACCTCTGCCGCCCCACCCGCAGAGTGTGCACGAGCTCTGTCCTGAGGGCGTGCACGTACTTGTGGTCGTTGTGAGAGCTGACCGgtcacatgaagacacacatgTGGATAAACATGGGGAG cgtCTCTTTGGACCAGAGTGGCGTCGTCACGCCTTACTCATTATCACACATGCTGATTACCTGGAGAAGGCGGGACTTCACCCCTCCGTCTACCTATCgcagacctctgattggctgagagctcTGTCCAATGAGGCAGCGGGTGGAGTCTTGTTCCTGGACAACAGCTGCGATTGGCCCTTGATCAGAGGAGAACCGCTGAGAGATGGAGTGCTCCGCCTCTCAGCCAGAAACCATCACAGAGCTGTGAAGGTCAGGACAGAGTTCACACTCTGA